In a single window of the Rhodamnia argentea isolate NSW1041297 chromosome 2, ASM2092103v1, whole genome shotgun sequence genome:
- the LOC115752737 gene encoding uncharacterized protein LOC115752737 translates to MDWFSWLSKTGLEPSLVYEYGLAFAHNELEEDDISHFNHEFLQSVGISIAKHRLEILKLARKENFLKPHPFSSLVGAINMTKKRLAGYMRKWTHREESALTCVPRPGYGTRWRSAMVKRNRKLMVAKQGRLLLTNGSPLAVSTPRLNSFSSPLVYALSKEEKFVDDQYDGVPDIKWDTMFQNLKPT, encoded by the coding sequence ATGGATTGGTTTTCTTGGTTATCGAAAACCGGTCTCGAGCCGTCTCTTGTGTATGAATACGGCCTCGCCTTTGCGCACAACGAGCTCGAGGAAGATGACATAAGTCACTTCAACCACGAGTTCCTGCAGAGCGTCGGCATATCCATAGCCAAGCACCGGCTGGAGATACTCAAACTTGCTAGGAAGGAGAATTTCTTGAAGCCGCATCCGTTTTCGAGCCTTGTCGGTGCGATCAACATGACCAAGAAGCGCCTGGCCGGTTACATGAGGAAGTGGACGCATCGTGAGGAATCTGCTCTCACTTGTGTGCCAAGGCCTGGCTATGGCACCAGATGGAGGAGTGCAATGGTGAAGAGGAACAGGAAATTGATGGTGGCTAAGCAAGGGAGGTTGTTGCTCACTAATGGGAGTCCTCTGGCAGTATCAACGCCTCGTCTCAACAGCTTTTCGAGTCCGTTGGTTTATGCTCTTagtaaagaagaaaagtttGTGGATGACCAGTATGATGGGGTTCCAGACATCAAATGGGACACAATGTTCCAAAATCTTAAACCCACGTGA
- the LOC115752736 gene encoding protein NUCLEAR FUSION DEFECTIVE 4 isoform X1 yields the protein MPKQVLKAGSRPPWVGLAAAVWVQTAAGNSYNFPLYSPTLKSVMGYSQQQLTILGVANDIGENMGILPGIACNKFPPWAVLLVGVVSCFLGYGVLWLAVSQTVQNLPYWLLWLALCVATNSSAWYGTAVLVTNMRNFPLSRGTVAGILKGYIGISAAVYTAIYSMVLGGTASNLLLFLTLGLPILCLAMMYFIRPCTPASGEDSSVHVHFIFTQAASFVLAVYILTVTVLYDLFSFSKVVGYIFVAIMVVLLTSPLAIPVKMTFFPTNNKKFGPQVPSSDSLAQEEGESTPADPLLLTPSSSAANLGMESEDVSDVEYLLAVGEGAVKKKRRPRRGEDFKFHEAFIKADFWLLWFVYFLGVGSGVTVLNNLAQIGAAVGVDDTTVLLCVFSFFNFLGRLGSGVVSEYFVRSKALPRTIWMTFAQIIMIATFLLYASALNGTLYGATALLGICYGVQFSIMIPTASELFGLKHFGIIFNFMQLGNPIGAFLFSGILAGDVYDAEAALQGVSTCLGPTCFRLTFLVLAGLCGLGALLSIVLYVRIRPVYQSLYSEGSFRIPPGSDH from the exons ATGCCGAAGCAAGTGCTGAAGGCGGGAAGCAGACCGCCATGGGTGGGATTGGCGGCTGCGGTCTGGGTCCAGACAGCAGCAGGCAACTCCTACAACTTCCCTCTCTACTCGCCGACCCTAAAGTCGGTGATGGGTTATAGTCAGCAGCAGCTCACGATCCTCGGTGTGGCCAATGATATCGGAGAGAACATGGGCATTCTTCCTGGGATCGCCTGCAACAAGTTTCCACCTTGGGCTGTGCTCTTGGTTGGGGTCGTCTCTTGCTTCTTGGGTTACGGTGTTCTTTGGCTAGCTGTCAGTCAAACCGTCCAAAATCTCCCTTACTGGCTG TTATGGCTTGCGCTTTGTGTGGCCACTAACAGCAGTGCTTGGTATGGCACAGCAGTGCTTGTGACAAATATGAGGAACTTCCCTCTCAGCAGGGGCACTGTCGCCGGCATTCTCAAGGGTTATATTGGGATCAGCGCTGCAGTTTATACTGCAATATACTCTATGGTGCTTGGCGGGACTGCATCAAACTTATTGTTGTTCCTTACGCTGGGGCTTCCCATCTTATGTCTTGCTATGATGTACTTCATTCGGCCTTGTACTCCGGCATCTGGAGAGGACTCTTCAGTGCATGTTCATTTTATATTCACCCAGGCCGCGAGTTTTGTGCTTGCTGTCTACATTCTAACTGTCACTGTATTATATGACTTGTTTTCTTTCAGTAAGGTTGTTGGATACATTTTTGTTGCCATAATGGTCGTCCTCTTGACCTCCCCTCTTGCAATTCCTGTCAAGATGACATTTTTTCCTACAAACAATAAGAAGTTTGGCCCACAAGTTCCTTCTTCAGATAGTTTAGCACAGGAAGAAGGTGAATCAACCCCAGCTGATCCATTGTTGCTGACACCATCTTCATCAGCCGCTAATCTCGGGATGGAGAGTGAGGATGTTTCGGATGTGGAATACCTTCTCGCAGTGGGAGAAGGGGctgtaaagaagaaaagaaggcctAGAAGAGGGGAAGATTTCAAGTTTCATGAAGCCTTTATCAAGGCCGATTTCTGGCTTCTTTGGTTTGTGTATTTTCTCGGGGTTGGTTCTGGAGTAACAGTTCTTAATAATTTGGCTCAAATTGGAGCTGCTGTAGGTGTTGATGATACAACAGTGCTGCTGTGTGTCTTCAGCTTCTTCAATTTTCTGGGACGTCTGGGGTCAGGTGTAGTTTCTGAATACTTTGTCAG GTCTAAAGCTCTTCCTCGGACAATTTGGATGACATTTGCTCAAATAATCATGATTGCAACATTCCTTCTGTATGCATCGGCCCTCAATGGTACTCTATATGGTGCTACTGCTCTACTCGGGATATGCTACGGTGTTCAGTTTAGCATCATGATCCCAACTGCGTCTGAGCTTTTTGGTTTGAAACATTTTGGCATTATTTTCAACTTCATGCAGCTGGGCAATCCTATCGGCGCATTTCTTTTCTCGGGTATCCTTGCGGGTGATGTATATGACGCAGAAGCTGCGCTACAGGGGGTGTCAACGTGCTTGGGTCCGACTTGCTTCAGGCTCACATTCCTTGTTTTAGCTGGTTTATGTGGGTTAGGCGCCCTCCTGAGCATTGTTTTGTATGTTAGAATTCGACCAGTTTACCAAAGTCTTTACTCTGAGGGTTCTTTCCGTATTCCCCCGGGTTCAGACCATTGA
- the LOC115752742 gene encoding amino acid transporter AVT6E, with translation MGSAYKAISKSSYVELQSHNDHGTPQSDAEFLPLDIDSYLGSKNVNDVYDYDDANVDVDDYPLIGNGHKTGSGVSGAVFNLTTSIIGAGIMALPATMKVLGLVLGFVLIILMGMLSEISVEMLVRFSVFCKASSYGEVVQRALGKPARILSEICIIVNNAGVLVVYLIIMGDVLSGSVRHIGVFDQWLGNGFWDHRKFVIFIILVLFLAPLCVLDKIDSLSMTSAASVALAVVFVIVCFIVALIKLVEGKIEAPRMSPDFGSKKAILDLLVVIPIMSNAYVCHFNVQPIYNELENRSPDKMYRVGRITTVICTVVYASTAISGYLLFGKDTEADVLTNFDKDLGIRFSSALNYIVRAGYILHLVLVFPVIHFSLRQTVDALLFEKSPPLSESRKRCLALTAVLLLLIYIGSTMIPNIWTAFKFTGATTAVSLGFIFPPLIALRLCKKGVGLSPVEKSLSWVMLVLAVIVSIVGVIGNVYGLESKSE, from the coding sequence ATGGGCAGTGCTTACAAAGCTATTTCGAAGAGCTCGTACGTGGAATTGCAATCTCATAACGATCATGGGACCCCCCAATCCGACGCCGAGTTCCTCCCCCTTGATATAGACAGCTACTTGGGTTCCAAGAATGTGAATGATGTTTACGATTACGATGATGCCAATGTCGACGTGGACGATTACCCGCTTATCGGTAATGGGCACAAAACTGGGTCTGGTGTATCAGGTGCGGTGTTTAACCTCACAACGTCTATAATTGGCGCCGGGATTATGGCCCTACCGGCGACCATGAAGGTTCTAGGATTGGTTCTAGGGTTTGTTTTGATCATACTAATGGGTATGTTGTCGGAAATTAGCGTGGAAATGTTGGTGAGGTTTTCGGTTTTCTGCAAGGCCTCTTCATATGGGGAGGTTGTTCAACGTGCATTGGGGAAACCGGCTAGGATTTTGTCAGAAATTTGTATCATAGTGAATAATGCCGGTGTTCTGGTGGTTTACTTAATTATCATGGGTGACGTTCTTTCCGGCTCGGTTCGTCACATAGGGGTTTTTGATCAGTGGCTGGGAAATGGGTTTTGGGATCATAggaagtttgtgatttttataaTCCTGGTGTTGTTCCTCGCCCCTCTTTGTGTTTTGGATAAGATTGATTCATTGAGCATGACTTCGGCAGCTTCAGTGGCACTGGCGGTGGTGTTTGTTATTGTTTGTTTTATTGTTGCACTGATTAAGCTCGTTGAAGGGAAAATCGAGGCCCCGAGGATGAGCCCTGATTTTGGTTCCAAGAAGGCAATATTGGATTTGCTTGTGGTGATACCGATTATGTCTAATGCTTATGTTTGCCATTTCAATGTTCAACCTATATATAATGAGCTTGAAAACCGGTCTCCGGACAAGATGTATCGGGTAGGGAGGATCACCACAGTTATCTGTACTGTGGTCTATGCTTCGACTGCTATTTCGGGGTATTTGCTCTTTGGAAAAGACACTGAAGCCGATGTGCTGACCAATTTCGATAAGGATCTAGGTATCCGGTTCAGCTCCGCTCTGAATTATATTGTTCGGGCTGGTTACATTCTCCATCTGGTACTTGTTTTCCCGGTGATCCATTTCTCGCTACGCCAAACGGTAGATGCATTGCTTTTTGAGAAATCACCTCCACTCTCAGAGAGTAGGAAGAGGTGTTTGGCATTAACTGCTGTACTCCTCTTGCTAATATACATAGGTTCAACAATGATTCCCAACATCTGGACCGCATTCAAGTTCACAGGGGCGACTACAGCTGTCTCATTAGGATTTATATTCCCGCCATTGATTGCATTAAGATTATGTAAGAAAGGTGTGGGTTTAAGTCCAGTGGAGAAATCGCTATCGTGGGTCATGTTAGTACTTGCAGTAATAGTCAGCATCGTCGGAGTTATTGGGAATGTGTATGGCCTTGAGAGCAAATCAGAATGA
- the LOC115752736 gene encoding protein NUCLEAR FUSION DEFECTIVE 4 isoform X2: protein MPKQVLKAGSRPPWVGLAAAVWVQTAAGNSYNFPLYSPTLKSVMGYSQQQLTILGVANDIGENMGILPGIACNKFPPWAVLLVGVVSCFLGYGVLWLAVSQTVQNLPYWLLWLALCVATNSSAWYGTAVLVTNMRNFPLSRGTVAGILKGYIGISAAVYTAIYSMVLGGTASNLLLFLTLGLPILCLAMMYFIRPCTPASGEDSSVHVHFIFTQAASFVLAVYILTVTVLYDLFSFSKVVGYIFVAIMVVLLTSPLAIPVKMTFFPTNNKKFGPQVPSSDSLAQEEGESTPADPLLLTPSSSAANLGMESEDVSDVEYLLAVGEGAVKKKRRPRRGEDFKFHEAFIKADFWLLWFVYFLGVGSGVTVLNNLAQIGAAVGVDDTTVLLCVFSFFNFLGRLGSGVVSEYFVSWAILSAHFFSRVSLRVMYMTQKLRYRGCQRAWVRLASGSHSLF from the exons ATGCCGAAGCAAGTGCTGAAGGCGGGAAGCAGACCGCCATGGGTGGGATTGGCGGCTGCGGTCTGGGTCCAGACAGCAGCAGGCAACTCCTACAACTTCCCTCTCTACTCGCCGACCCTAAAGTCGGTGATGGGTTATAGTCAGCAGCAGCTCACGATCCTCGGTGTGGCCAATGATATCGGAGAGAACATGGGCATTCTTCCTGGGATCGCCTGCAACAAGTTTCCACCTTGGGCTGTGCTCTTGGTTGGGGTCGTCTCTTGCTTCTTGGGTTACGGTGTTCTTTGGCTAGCTGTCAGTCAAACCGTCCAAAATCTCCCTTACTGGCTG TTATGGCTTGCGCTTTGTGTGGCCACTAACAGCAGTGCTTGGTATGGCACAGCAGTGCTTGTGACAAATATGAGGAACTTCCCTCTCAGCAGGGGCACTGTCGCCGGCATTCTCAAGGGTTATATTGGGATCAGCGCTGCAGTTTATACTGCAATATACTCTATGGTGCTTGGCGGGACTGCATCAAACTTATTGTTGTTCCTTACGCTGGGGCTTCCCATCTTATGTCTTGCTATGATGTACTTCATTCGGCCTTGTACTCCGGCATCTGGAGAGGACTCTTCAGTGCATGTTCATTTTATATTCACCCAGGCCGCGAGTTTTGTGCTTGCTGTCTACATTCTAACTGTCACTGTATTATATGACTTGTTTTCTTTCAGTAAGGTTGTTGGATACATTTTTGTTGCCATAATGGTCGTCCTCTTGACCTCCCCTCTTGCAATTCCTGTCAAGATGACATTTTTTCCTACAAACAATAAGAAGTTTGGCCCACAAGTTCCTTCTTCAGATAGTTTAGCACAGGAAGAAGGTGAATCAACCCCAGCTGATCCATTGTTGCTGACACCATCTTCATCAGCCGCTAATCTCGGGATGGAGAGTGAGGATGTTTCGGATGTGGAATACCTTCTCGCAGTGGGAGAAGGGGctgtaaagaagaaaagaaggcctAGAAGAGGGGAAGATTTCAAGTTTCATGAAGCCTTTATCAAGGCCGATTTCTGGCTTCTTTGGTTTGTGTATTTTCTCGGGGTTGGTTCTGGAGTAACAGTTCTTAATAATTTGGCTCAAATTGGAGCTGCTGTAGGTGTTGATGATACAACAGTGCTGCTGTGTGTCTTCAGCTTCTTCAATTTTCTGGGACGTCTGGGGTCAGGTGTAGTTTCTGAATACTTTGTCAG CTGGGCAATCCTATCGGCGCATTTCTTTTCTCGGGTATCCTTGCGGGTGATGTATATGACGCAGAAGCTGCGCTACAGGGGGTGTCAACGTGCTTGGGTCCGACTTGCTTCAGGCTCACATTCCTTGTTTTAG